A DNA window from Actinokineospora baliensis contains the following coding sequences:
- the amcB gene encoding cyclophane-forming radical SAM peptide maturase AmcB, whose product MRTTRKGLFLRPRSLILQPETLCNLDCGYCYLPFRHERNTMPISVARAVADSIRPWVASRTVDLCWHGGEPLATGRDHLGSLIDAFAGLDVKHGVQTNATLIDKAWCDFFSEHDMYVGVSVDGWASDNTNRVDRGMRPAYDRIMRGIELLRSHGHEVFAIAVVSDPSPERARRLYSFAVDAGITSLGVNIEEQEGVNSSVRAHDRQSVEEFWSELLCAWKANPATRVRELDRALGYIREVMESDTGIRRERPFIDPLPTVAYDGSVTLISPELAGFSSDDGSFSSGNVLTDTLSEIIERSAADTPWISAFSRGVDGCERTCPYFDFCGGGHPANRYFEQGRMSGTETDYCRNSKIALFEGVLQGVQLDPVGTSNPEPQNSAR is encoded by the coding sequence GTGCGCACGACAAGAAAGGGTCTATTCCTTCGCCCGCGATCACTAATTCTGCAACCCGAGACGCTATGCAATCTCGATTGCGGATACTGCTATCTACCGTTTCGGCACGAGCGGAACACGATGCCCATTTCGGTGGCGCGGGCAGTAGCGGACTCCATTCGCCCTTGGGTCGCTTCTCGAACAGTCGATCTTTGTTGGCATGGCGGCGAACCGCTCGCAACAGGCAGGGACCACCTCGGAAGCCTAATCGACGCATTCGCCGGTCTGGACGTGAAGCACGGGGTGCAGACCAACGCCACCCTGATTGACAAGGCGTGGTGCGACTTCTTCAGCGAACATGACATGTACGTGGGTGTCAGTGTCGACGGATGGGCCTCAGACAATACGAACCGCGTGGATCGAGGTATGCGACCAGCATACGACAGGATCATGCGCGGGATTGAGCTCCTTCGCTCTCATGGACATGAAGTGTTTGCGATTGCAGTAGTCTCGGACCCATCTCCTGAACGTGCGCGTCGCCTCTACTCGTTCGCGGTCGACGCTGGAATCACATCGCTAGGCGTCAACATCGAAGAGCAGGAAGGGGTCAACTCGTCGGTAAGGGCGCACGACCGCCAGTCGGTAGAAGAGTTCTGGTCGGAGCTTCTGTGTGCATGGAAGGCCAATCCGGCGACCCGGGTGCGCGAACTGGACAGGGCGCTTGGCTACATTCGCGAAGTGATGGAAAGCGATACGGGGATTCGTCGCGAAAGGCCGTTCATAGACCCGCTACCAACCGTGGCCTATGACGGCTCGGTGACACTCATCTCGCCAGAGCTAGCCGGATTCAGTTCGGACGACGGAAGCTTCTCCAGCGGAAACGTCCTCACTGACACCCTGTCCGAGATAATCGAGCGGTCAGCCGCAGACACGCCCTGGATCTCCGCCTTCTCGCGAGGAGTTGACGGTTGCGAAAGGACGTGCCCCTACTTCGATTTCTGCGGAGGCGGGCATCCGGCAAACCGCTACTTCGAGCAAGGCCGCATGAGCGGCACCGAGACCGACTACTGCCGAAACAGCAAGATCGCACTATTTGAAGGGGTGCTGCAAGGTGTCCAACTCGATCCTGTTGGTACGTCGAATCCAGAGCCGCAGAACAGCGCTCGTTGA
- a CDS encoding pentapeptide repeat-containing protein — protein MEFLTVAGKSIQRAAIDDDLLDESPNFRGEFDYRDVRLARSDQSGVVGEGALSAVLMSEIDLSGARLDPVELSNVRCEDVNLSNASVSVETARRTEIFRSQAIGLRLAIAQAVDLYAEECRFDYATVRFEKVKNAVIFRRCSFRESVLAGDLSNVVFDDCELIETEFDATRATGCDLTESRLVGVRGLLTLHGARIYGDQASALAVQLATEAGLIVVP, from the coding sequence ATGGAGTTCCTGACAGTCGCAGGCAAGTCGATTCAGCGCGCGGCCATCGACGACGACCTACTCGATGAGTCACCCAACTTTCGGGGAGAGTTCGATTATCGGGATGTGCGCCTCGCGCGTAGTGACCAATCAGGCGTTGTCGGTGAAGGGGCGCTGTCGGCCGTGCTCATGTCGGAGATCGATCTTTCAGGGGCGCGGCTTGACCCCGTCGAACTTTCAAATGTCCGATGCGAGGATGTCAATCTCTCGAACGCTTCTGTTTCCGTGGAGACCGCCAGGCGGACGGAAATCTTCCGCTCGCAAGCGATCGGCCTTCGCCTCGCGATTGCCCAAGCAGTTGACTTGTACGCGGAGGAATGTCGGTTCGACTACGCAACAGTCAGGTTCGAGAAAGTGAAGAACGCCGTCATATTTCGACGGTGCTCGTTTCGTGAGAGCGTACTCGCGGGTGACTTGTCCAATGTTGTCTTCGACGACTGCGAACTAATTGAAACCGAGTTTGATGCCACTCGCGCTACCGGCTGTGATCTCACTGAATCAAGACTGGTGGGCGTTCGTGGCTTGCTTACCCTACACGGAGCTCGAATCTACGGCGATCAGGCCAGCGCCCTAGCAGTTCAACTTGCGACAGAAGCCGGCCTGATCGTCGTGCCCTAG
- the amcA gene encoding multiple cyclophane-containing RiPP AmcA, whose product MSNSILLVRRIQSRRTALVDLLRLAGALPTPSSRWNNDPTWDNVTGGGGFDNRPGWDNWSNKR is encoded by the coding sequence GTGTCCAACTCGATCCTGTTGGTACGTCGAATCCAGAGCCGCAGAACAGCGCTCGTTGACCTGCTGCGCCTGGCCGGTGCACTGCCCACGCCGTCCAGCAGATGGAACAACGATCCGACGTGGGACAACGTCACGGGGGGCGGCGGCTTCGACAATCGCCCCGGTTGGGACAACTGGAGCAACAAGCGGTAG
- a CDS encoding cytochrome P450, translated as MVRELAVAPAGLKPVMGDSGWPVLGHTVPMLRRGVDLQLERYRRYGPVSWANMFGTKMVAAVGPEAAREVFVNKDKAFSQDGWAFFLEKFFPRGLMLLDFDEHLFHRRLMQEAFTAPRVSAYVARTAEVVHREIPTWPEHLDVYPALKSLTLDVAAEVFMGEPSDPRLNEAFIGVVRAGTSIVRFPVPGGRWSAGLRGRRRLEEYFRAGMSQERVGDDLFTALCHARLEDGSTFSQEDVVNHMIFLMMAAHDTATITTTAVLYHLGLHPEWQEQAREEARAVCSGPLPVADLDRLEVLDMVIRESLRLVTPVPSPARRAIADTEIQGHFVPAGTLVAVTLWLNHLLPEYWPDPHRFDPLRFAGEIPRYNWLPFGAGAHKCIGLRFGMYEVKTLLHQLLLSRRWHLPPGYEVRWDPTALPVPMDNLPMTLTRT; from the coding sequence ATGGTGCGTGAGCTGGCGGTGGCGCCCGCCGGGTTGAAGCCGGTCATGGGGGACAGCGGGTGGCCGGTGCTGGGGCACACGGTGCCGATGTTGCGGCGGGGGGTGGACCTGCAGCTCGAGCGGTACCGCAGGTACGGGCCGGTGTCGTGGGCGAACATGTTCGGCACCAAGATGGTCGCCGCCGTGGGGCCGGAGGCGGCGCGGGAGGTGTTCGTCAACAAGGACAAGGCGTTCTCGCAGGACGGGTGGGCGTTCTTCCTGGAGAAGTTCTTCCCCCGCGGCCTGATGCTGCTGGACTTCGACGAGCACCTGTTCCACCGCAGGCTGATGCAGGAGGCGTTCACCGCCCCGCGCGTCAGCGCCTACGTCGCCAGGACCGCCGAGGTCGTCCACCGGGAGATCCCGACGTGGCCGGAACACCTCGACGTCTACCCCGCCCTCAAGTCGCTGACCTTGGACGTCGCCGCCGAGGTGTTCATGGGGGAGCCGAGCGATCCCCGGCTGAACGAGGCGTTCATCGGCGTGGTCCGCGCGGGCACCTCGATCGTCCGCTTCCCCGTCCCCGGCGGCCGCTGGTCGGCCGGGCTGCGCGGCAGGCGGCGGCTGGAGGAGTACTTCCGCGCCGGGATGAGCCAGGAGCGGGTGGGCGACGACCTGTTCACGGCCCTGTGTCACGCCCGCCTGGAGGACGGCTCGACGTTCAGCCAGGAGGACGTCGTCAACCACATGATCTTCCTGATGATGGCCGCGCACGACACCGCCACCATCACCACGACCGCCGTGCTGTACCACCTCGGCCTGCACCCCGAGTGGCAGGAACAGGCCCGCGAAGAGGCCCGCGCGGTCTGCTCGGGCCCTCTGCCGGTCGCCGACCTCGACCGGCTCGAGGTGCTCGACATGGTCATCCGGGAGTCCCTGCGCCTGGTGACCCCGGTGCCGTCACCCGCCAGGCGGGCGATCGCCGACACCGAGATCCAGGGCCACTTCGTGCCTGCCGGGACCCTGGTCGCGGTGACGCTGTGGCTCAACCACCTGCTCCCCGAGTACTGGCCGGATCCGCACCGCTTCGATCCTCTGCGGTTCGCCGGGGAGATCCCTCGCTACAACTGGCTGCCGTTCGGGGCGGGCGCGCACAAGTGCATCGGCCTGCGGTTCGGGATGTACGAGGTGAAAACCCTGCTGCACCAGCTGTTGCTGTCCCGCCGCTGGCACCTACCCCCCGGCTACGAAGTTCGCTGGGACCCCACCGCCCTCCCCGTCCCGATGGACAACCTCCCCATGACCCTCACCCGAACCTGA
- a CDS encoding helix-turn-helix domain-containing protein: protein MHETGRVLRAARLGAGLSLSALASRVHYSKSTLGMVETGERTATPDLIAAYERTLGVQGLGEDVNRRELLAAAAAVLAGTSATDPLARLLDGVTTADQPGIVGRSEVAAVQQATAVYTTMDLRFGGAVAADLSAGALKWAVSLLDARMHEDTRVALCGAVGALADRTAWTHFDAGRTYSARQLSTLALRTADAGADADLRAHVLLNIAAQIGEALPSEAVNLVKGALTDRRVCSLERANLHAGLAGHLARSGDRGQALQHIREAETLASRGGEVPEWAGFLTQDHINSIITQALAAAGEHHDAIRRFEDLLPRMGTDRLRGRAGRMIDLAEVYAATGERERARDLASQADAALRDVRSTRVTAQLASLKETVGGTVT, encoded by the coding sequence GTGCACGAGACGGGGCGAGTACTGCGAGCAGCGCGACTAGGCGCAGGGCTGAGTCTGTCCGCGCTCGCCAGCCGCGTTCACTACAGCAAGTCCACGCTGGGCATGGTCGAGACTGGAGAGCGCACAGCAACGCCAGACCTGATAGCCGCTTACGAACGAACGCTTGGCGTTCAAGGGTTGGGGGAAGACGTGAACCGACGGGAACTCCTCGCGGCGGCGGCAGCAGTCCTCGCGGGCACCTCGGCCACAGACCCTCTCGCGCGGCTCTTAGATGGCGTGACGACAGCAGACCAGCCCGGCATAGTCGGGCGGTCGGAGGTGGCCGCCGTCCAGCAAGCCACAGCGGTTTACACAACGATGGACCTGCGCTTTGGGGGCGCCGTCGCCGCAGACCTGTCCGCAGGCGCCCTCAAGTGGGCTGTGAGCCTCCTAGACGCCCGAATGCACGAGGACACCCGAGTTGCCTTGTGCGGGGCCGTTGGGGCGCTTGCAGATCGCACAGCGTGGACGCACTTCGACGCGGGACGGACGTACTCCGCGCGTCAGCTCTCGACCTTGGCGCTGCGAACCGCCGACGCGGGCGCCGACGCGGACCTACGCGCTCATGTCCTGCTGAACATCGCGGCGCAGATCGGGGAAGCGCTTCCGTCCGAGGCCGTGAACCTGGTCAAGGGCGCCCTCACCGACCGCCGCGTCTGCTCCCTTGAGCGCGCGAACCTCCACGCGGGCTTGGCCGGGCATCTCGCTCGCTCTGGCGACCGGGGGCAGGCTCTGCAACACATTCGGGAGGCGGAAACGCTGGCGTCTCGTGGCGGAGAAGTGCCCGAATGGGCGGGGTTCCTGACACAGGACCACATCAACTCGATCATCACTCAGGCGTTGGCGGCTGCCGGCGAACACCACGACGCGATCCGACGCTTTGAAGACCTGTTGCCGCGCATGGGAACTGACCGACTGCGAGGCCGGGCCGGGCGGATGATCGACCTTGCCGAGGTGTACGCAGCAACGGGAGAACGTGAGCGGGCTCGTGATCTCGCAAGCCAAGCAGACGCGGCATTGCGTGACGTTCGTTCAACACGGGTGACGGCTCAACTGGCTTCCTTGAAGGAAACCGTGGGCGGAACGGTCACGTAG